Within the Ananas comosus cultivar F153 linkage group 25, ASM154086v1, whole genome shotgun sequence genome, the region ATTTTGCTTGCTAGAAGAGCTCATGATCACACCATTTTGATGATCCAAACAACTAATGCACAATACTCTTCCTAATTCCAATTTAAACGCAACGTTCTTTGCATGTGCATGTTTGTTTCgtatttatatatgcatatacgTAACTAATACCTACGTAGAGGAATTTTTATGTGAAAATATTAAAGATGGGCGAAGACCAGCAAGCCGTGGAGTTCGTCATGTCCCAGTGCACAATGGATATCGGCGGCGCCGACGACGGTGTACAGTCGTGGACTGAGCCGCCGGAGCCAATGGCGGCGGACGGGTCCACCGCGTTCCCGTGGGACATGCCGCACCCCGTGGACCAGGCCCGGCTTTTCGGGCCGTCGTTGGGCCTTTTCTCCGGGCCCATGGTGGACCATCTTGGCGCCGAGGCCATTTTTAATGGGCCGGCGAACAACAATGGTGGTGACagcggtggcggtggtggggCCATGACGGCCATCGCCGGGCTAAATTTTAATGGGCCAGTACCGGACGAAGTCCGGCGGGAAGCGCCACCACTCGAAGAACCTCGTcgccgagcggcggcggcggaaaaAGCTCAACGACCGGCTATATTCATTGCGCTCCTTGGTTCCGAAGATCACCAAGGTTATTTATCACAAACTTAAGCTACAAGTGAACGAAAAGACTTTCAAAATTGATaggtataaaataattattttatcctTATCGATACTATAACGTATTTCGAAATAGATATTAatctaaagatttttttttttagtaaccTCGTTaggaaaaaaatcatcaaaatatcATTAGACTTTAATTATTCTTGTTAAATTAACTACAAACTACTGCATTACATATTTTCtgggaaaaataaaagagattgCTAACACATTTcatttgaaaagttaaaaataccgttaattttttaacttgcccgagaacagtatttttatgaattaatatattgatatatattttaaattggaATTAAGATGGATCGAGCGTCGATACTCGGGGATGCGATCGAGTACATAATGGAGCTGCAGAAGCAAGTGAAGGAGCTACAAGATGAGCTCGAGGAGAATCACAACCAAGACGACGAAGCCGCGAAGGGAAGTAACAACAATAGCAATGGGCATAATATGGGAGTTAGTGTACACAATGAGCTCATGAATCACCATAACCATGGATTATTAATGGAGAACGAGGGTTCTCCCAATTGCTCCTTAATGGtgattgataataataataataataataataataataataataatgatgctACGGGGAAGCAAGGTCATGATGCGACGTGCAAAGAAGAGAAGGGACACGAGATGGAGGTAATTATACTGCATGTTTTAGGATATTTGgttacataaaaaattattgaaaaaaattatttactttgTGAAAAAATTCATTCTATTATTGTTTGGTGTAGTATACTACGTACCAAAATAGTTTTGCATAACAATTTTGGAGCTTTCCTTATCCACAGTCtagtattttaaattagatattttataaaatttattgttaattctatcaaatttgacaattttcaGCCTGTGAGGCAAATAAATTAGAGCAATTAACAACTAATTAACACTAATGGAgcactaaatttaataatatttttaattcaactAACTAGGATCACACCACCTAACCTATAGCCTATTAAAAAATCCATTTACGTTTTACTGGTTGGATACGCTCACACATTTTCACTGTACTAAATATCCTgcacttttctttttattttccccAATATTATATGTAATAGTTGTAATAAAAACGCACTAAGTTACAGAACAGTTAAGTTCAATTTACTAATTACAagatgataaagtaaaaatgtgCTAAACTGCAGTGAGAGATGAATTGAAgttcatacttatttatttttcgtGCATAATGTTTCTGAtttgcgtgtgcgtgtgcgtgtgcgtgtgcgtgtgcgtgtgcgcgTGCGCGCGCGGGgattaattaactaactaatatGTGGGTGGTTGCAGCCACAAGTGGAGGTGAAGCAGGTGGAGGGGAACGAGTTCTTCCTGAAGGTGTTGTGCGAGCAGAAGCAGGGGGGGTTCGCGCGGTTGATGGAAGCCATGACCTCGCTCGGCCTGGAAGTCACCAATGCCAACGTCACCGCCTACAAACCCCTCGTGCTCAACGTCTTCCGGGTCGCGGTACGTGAATGCAACCGTAGGTTATTTGAAAGTGCTTTTAATAGTAAAGCTATTCGAAGAAGCacaatactaatttttttttttttctaaaatctttaTAAACAGCTTATTGCTGTAACAAaagcaaaagtttcaaattatatatgtatatattttttcttttgaatttcagattttttttagtttctgtCTACAATAATTATGCCACCGGAGATGAACTGTTGTTTcgtaatttatttaatatgagAATTTATTCTAAACTTTTTCATCCTGTGACGTCATAGGTTTAATTCCTGCTTTTTGATATTTAATAAGTCAAATTCTTATTTACTATCTCATCTATCAATTCTGTGTCTTTTATATTCATCATGCACGAGAATTagaatgttaatatatatttttgaatcgtTTTCTATTAGATCGATCATTTGGGTAATATTTTTCTACAGAAAAGAGATAATGGAGCCGTGCAGGCGGAGCAAGTGAGGGATTCCTTGCTGGAAGTGACCCGCGATTCGACCGGCGGGTGGATGGAGGCCGGACAAGCTAAATCGACGGCCGACAACGGCGGCATGGACTATCACCACCATCGCCACCACCATTTCCACCACCAACTCAACTCCCACCACAATATCCACTACCTCAATCACTAATTCTAGAGCATACGAcaattaataatcaaaattttattgttcaaATAAATCTAGTTTCTTAGTAATCTGATATATGAATGAGTTGAAAAATTGTTAGGCGTTGTTTGAATAACTAGTGATTGTTGGTTGAATAAAGTAACATTATATTACCAATGTTTTAAGCATTTTAATTGTGCTTTGG harbors:
- the LOC109703697 gene encoding transcription factor ABORTED MICROSPORES-like, with amino-acid sequence MGGGEMITEALRPLVGSNGWDFCITWKLSPDQRYLVWMSCCCSGVVTQSSSAAEIFPLLSTQKFSCRDNVYQHARTGACDALEELPLSIPLDSSLGLYAQALLSNQPIWETNLPDSTLSNDVVRGKTRVLIPVPGGLVELLATKYMGEDQQAVEFVMSQCTMDIGGADDGVQSWTEPPEPMAADGSTAFPWDMPHPVDQARLFGPSLGLFSGPMYRTKSGGKRHHSKNLVAERRRRKKLNDRLYSLRSLVPKITKMDRASILGDAIEYIMELQKQVKELQDELEENHNQDDEAAKGSNNNSNGHNMGVSVHNELMNHHNHGLLMENEGSPNCSLMVIDNNNNNNNNNNNNDATGKQGHDATCKEEKGHEMEPQVEVKQVEGNEFFLKVLCEQKQGGFARLMEAMTSLGLEVTNANVTAYKPLVLNVFRVAKRDNGAVQAEQVRDSLLEVTRDSTGGWMEAGQAKSTADNGGMDYHHHRHHHFHHQLNSHHNIHYLNH